Part of the Candidatus Cloacimonadota bacterium genome, AAGAATACCAAATAAAATTTTGATAATCATTCCGTATCCTTTTGCTTTTCCAGACAATCTTTGCATATTCCAATAAAATATCCATGCAATTCGTTGATTTTATTCCCTTTTATCATCCCTTTTTTAAAATAAGGGCACTGGATATCAATATCAATAATTTTACCACATTTTTCACAAAGAAAATGATGATGCGGTGATGTATTAGAATCATAGCGAGTTTCATTACCCGTAATCATAACCGGATTAATGACCCCTTTTTCCGTAAACAAATTCAAGGAATTATAGACAGTTGCCTTTGATATGGTTGGAATTTTCTTCAAGACAGAATTATATATCATGTTGGCAGTAGGATGGTTACGGTTATCAATGAGATAACGAAAAATACTCATCCTTTCAGACGTTGGTCGTATGCCAACTTCATCGAATTTCCTTTTTACTCTTTCCATATTTAGACTCATTATTAATTTGTATTTAATATAAATAATTCCGTGCTTACGTCAACTATATTTGGAATATTTCTGAAAAATATTGAAAAAAATGATTAAAGTGTCTGAATAAATTTTATTAATTTACATCAGGATGAAGTCCTGTGTCTCCTTCCAACTTTTTATTTCTCAAACGGATAGTTTAAACGGTTGAGTTCCTTTACAAATAAATTGACACATTTCACGCCCCTGCTGTTTTGAACCTTATGAAAAAATCAATAGGAATTTTCGATTCAGGTGTAGGAGGATTAACCGTTTTC contains:
- a CDS encoding Fur family transcriptional regulator — translated: MERVKRKFDEVGIRPTSERMSIFRYLIDNRNHPTANMIYNSVLKKIPTISKATVYNSLNLFTEKGVINPVMITGNETRYDSNTSPHHHFLCEKCGKIIDIDIQCPYFKKGMIKGNKINELHGYFIGICKDCLEKQKDTE